A single Campylobacter hyointestinalis subsp. hyointestinalis DNA region contains:
- a CDS encoding restriction endonuclease subunit S, giving the protein MYFSKELEKIKWSEFRIGDLFEIKNTFSFNKEKLTNGDEYDYVTRTSLNQGILQSTGFVNKRNLNEAGVWSLGLLQMDFFYRKRQWYAGQFVRKIIPKIKLTQNSVLFFTTLLNCQKKILLSVLVRDVDKTFNNLKIQLPITANGEIDFEFIESFIAELEAERMRELEAYLKAADLADTTLSADEQNALNTLNSKIWQEFKFKDIFNNIKQGRRVKKDDQIDGDIPFIMSGITNTGFVKNISNPIEIYPKNSITIDIFGNTFYRNYVYGAGDDTGIYWNDMKDYSKLVMLFFATSMAKSVYGKFDFGKKLRSSQSLDFTMKLPITTNGEIDFDFMESFISGVQKTSIKGVIELKDKIIEQTKKAI; this is encoded by the coding sequence ATTTACTTTAGCAAAGAGCTAGAAAAAATAAAGTGGAGTGAGTTTAGGATTGGGGATTTGTTTGAGATTAAAAATACTTTTAGTTTTAATAAAGAAAAATTAACTAATGGTGACGAATACGACTATGTTACAAGGACTTCATTAAATCAAGGAATTTTACAATCAACTGGCTTTGTAAATAAAAGAAATTTAAATGAAGCAGGTGTGTGGAGTTTGGGGCTTCTACAAATGGACTTTTTTTATAGAAAAAGGCAGTGGTATGCTGGGCAATTCGTAAGAAAAATTATCCCAAAAATAAAACTAACTCAAAATTCTGTTTTATTTTTTACTACGCTTTTAAATTGTCAAAAGAAAATTTTACTTTCTGTTCTAGTTAGAGATGTAGATAAAACCTTTAACAATTTAAAAATTCAATTACCTATCACAGCTAACGGCGAAATCGATTTTGAATTCATAGAGAGTTTTATAGCGGAGCTGGAAGCGGAGCGTATGCGTGAGCTAGAAGCGTATTTGAAAGCCGCAGACTTGGCAGATACCACGCTTAGTGCTGATGAGCAAAACGCTTTAAACACTTTGAATTCAAAAATTTGGCAAGAGTTTAAATTTAAAGATATATTTAACAATATCAAACAAGGCAGAAGAGTTAAAAAAGATGACCAAATAGATGGCGATATACCTTTTATAATGTCTGGCATAACAAATACAGGTTTTGTAAAAAATATTTCTAATCCTATTGAAATTTATCCTAAAAATTCAATAACAATAGACATTTTTGGTAATACTTTTTATAGAAATTATGTTTATGGTGCTGGTGATGATACAGGTATTTACTGGAACGATATGAAAGATTATTCAAAGCTTGTAATGTTATTTTTTGCTACTTCTATGGCTAAATCTGTTTATGGAAAATTTGATTTTGGTAAAAAATTAAGAAGCTCTCAAAGTTTAGATTTTACAATGAAACTACCCATAACCACTAACGGCGAGATAGATTTTGATTTTATGGAGAGTTTTATCAGTGGGGTGCAAAAGACCAGCATAAAAGGTGTGATAGAGCTAAAAGATAAAATTATAGAGCAGACTAAAAAAGCAATCTAA
- a CDS encoding HsdM family class I SAM-dependent methyltransferase — protein sequence MAKSIEEKIEDHAKAELKKLNLTYYTKTEIINESIDEALNKAPSKKGGDGVNRPDIKLFIQTATLKNLPVMIEVKGTKGDLAKFDDDGNIANQNAKNEPNYSNISKYALNGAIHYADAVTFYSDFADCIAIGINGYENSGKITIEYAVYLVSNPKIYKKLGDFSDLSFLASSDLDDLIKNCELSQEEIEAKTAQIENEMEVRLKNLNETIHHTYGVAVQYRVEIVVGIIMANLGIANHISPLALNDLKGENTPNSNDGKIILNKISDYLEHKNLNSAKKDMILRELTKVFIDTNLWKSQNGQSRLKQIYKIVLENVMPYLKNNKYHLDFTGQLFNVLNRYVDIPDGEKNDVVLTPRYVTDLMAKLCEVNKDSFVWDYAMGSGGFLISSLKLMLADAKNSINSSSELEDKLFHIKSKQLLGVELRPDICLLAILNMILMGDGSANVINTDSLMNYEGNYQDQSTPFPANVFLLNPPYSADGKGFNFVEKALSKMKSGKAAVLIQENAGSANGLPYTKEILKHSTLKASIKMSDIFCGKAGVQTAIYLFEVGRPHNEKSIVKFIDFSNDGYSRQNRKKSGLNVNLKDADNAELRYAEIVDIVLDRKKSSDFYNEANGTLILDTISLNGKDWTFAQHKKIDTTPTLNDFKKCVSDYLAWEVAQIIKNETTQNLNQKDLL from the coding sequence ATGGCAAAAAGTATAGAAGAAAAAATCGAAGACCACGCAAAAGCTGAGCTTAAAAAGCTAAATTTAACATACTACACAAAAACTGAAATCATAAATGAAAGCATTGATGAAGCTTTAAATAAAGCCCCAAGCAAAAAAGGTGGCGATGGCGTAAATCGCCCAGATATTAAGCTTTTTATCCAGACAGCAACGCTCAAAAATCTACCTGTAATGATAGAAGTCAAAGGTACAAAAGGCGACCTTGCAAAATTTGACGATGATGGAAATATCGCAAACCAAAACGCAAAAAACGAGCCAAATTACTCAAATATAAGCAAATACGCACTAAATGGCGCTATTCATTACGCAGATGCCGTAACTTTTTATAGCGATTTTGCAGATTGTATCGCTATTGGTATAAATGGCTATGAAAATTCGGGTAAAATCACCATAGAATACGCCGTTTATCTCGTCTCAAACCCTAAAATTTACAAAAAGCTTGGCGATTTTAGCGATTTAAGCTTTTTAGCAAGTAGCGATTTAGATGATCTTATCAAAAACTGCGAACTCTCGCAAGAAGAGATCGAAGCCAAAACTGCCCAGATAGAAAACGAAATGGAAGTTCGCCTTAAAAATTTAAATGAGACCATACACCACACTTACGGCGTTGCTGTTCAATATAGAGTAGAAATAGTAGTTGGTATAATCATGGCAAATTTAGGCATTGCTAATCACATTTCACCACTTGCCTTAAATGACTTAAAAGGCGAAAATACCCCAAATTCAAACGATGGCAAAATTATTCTTAACAAAATTAGCGACTACCTAGAACACAAAAATCTAAACTCAGCTAAAAAAGATATGATTTTACGCGAACTTACAAAAGTTTTTATAGATACAAATTTATGGAAAAGCCAAAACGGCCAAAGCAGATTAAAGCAAATTTATAAAATCGTACTTGAAAATGTAATGCCATATCTTAAAAACAACAAATACCATTTAGATTTTACCGGTCAGCTTTTCAATGTCTTAAACCGCTATGTAGATATCCCAGATGGCGAGAAAAACGATGTTGTCCTAACTCCACGCTATGTAACCGATCTCATGGCAAAACTTTGCGAAGTAAATAAAGATAGCTTTGTTTGGGACTATGCGATGGGAAGTGGTGGATTTTTGATTTCATCTTTGAAATTAATGTTAGCCGATGCGAAAAATAGCATAAATTCAAGCAGTGAGCTTGAAGATAAGCTTTTTCATATCAAGTCTAAACAGCTTTTAGGTGTCGAGCTTCGCCCTGATATTTGTCTTCTTGCGATTTTAAATATGATTTTAATGGGCGATGGCTCAGCAAATGTGATAAATACAGATAGTTTGATGAACTACGAAGGGAATTACCAAGACCAATCCACCCCATTCCCAGCAAATGTATTTTTGCTAAATCCGCCTTATTCAGCAGACGGAAAAGGCTTTAACTTTGTAGAAAAAGCCCTAAGCAAAATGAAAAGTGGAAAAGCAGCCGTCTTGATACAAGAAAACGCAGGAAGCGCAAACGGCTTGCCATATACAAAAGAAATTTTAAAACACTCAACACTAAAAGCAAGTATAAAAATGAGCGATATTTTCTGCGGAAAAGCTGGAGTTCAGACTGCTATTTATCTTTTTGAAGTAGGCAGACCACACAATGAAAAATCCATAGTAAAATTTATTGATTTTAGTAATGACGGCTACTCTCGCCAAAACCGCAAAAAAAGCGGTCTAAATGTAAATTTAAAAGACGCTGACAACGCCGAATTAAGATACGCCGAAATCGTAGATATAGTCTTAGACCGCAAAAAATCAAGCGATTTTTATAACGAAGCTAATGGCACTTTGATTTTAGATACGATTAGCTTAAATGGCAAGGATTGGACATTTGCACAGCATAAAAAGATTGATACAACGCCTACTTTAAACGACTTTAAAAAATGCGTAAGCGACTATCTAGCTTGGGAAGTAGCTCAAATCATAAAAAATGAAACAACACAAAATTTAAACCAAAAGGATTTACTTTAG
- a CDS encoding ribose-phosphate pyrophosphokinase, with protein MRGYKIFSGTANIEFSKMVAKYLGIPLSEASIKRFSDGEISVQVGESVRGKDVFVIQPTCAPANINLMELLILTDALKRSSASSITAVVPYFGYARQDRKAAPRVPITAKLVANMMQTAGIDRVVTMDLHAGQIQGFFDIPVDNLYGTMVFTDYVKSKNLPNPIVASPDVGGVARARALAKTMNLDMVIVDKRREKANESEVMNVIGDVNGKDVILIDDMIDTAGTIVKAAEIFKKKGATSVMAFCTHPVLSGPAYERLSTGALDELVVTDTIPLKEQNEHIKVISVAPLFGEVIRRVYHDESVNSLFS; from the coding sequence ATGCGAGGTTATAAGATTTTTTCTGGAACGGCGAATATCGAGTTTTCGAAAATGGTTGCCAAATATTTAGGAATTCCTCTGAGCGAGGCTAGTATAAAGCGTTTTAGCGACGGTGAGATAAGCGTACAAGTAGGCGAGAGCGTGCGTGGTAAAGACGTGTTTGTCATACAGCCGACTTGTGCTCCGGCTAATATAAATTTGATGGAGCTTCTTATACTAACTGACGCTTTAAAAAGAAGCAGTGCAAGCTCGATAACTGCTGTGGTGCCGTATTTTGGATATGCAAGGCAAGATAGAAAAGCAGCTCCAAGAGTGCCAATAACTGCAAAATTAGTTGCTAATATGATGCAAACTGCAGGCATAGACCGAGTTGTGACAATGGATCTTCACGCCGGACAAATTCAAGGATTTTTTGATATACCAGTCGATAATCTATACGGAACTATGGTATTTACAGACTACGTAAAGAGCAAAAACTTGCCAAATCCTATCGTCGCTAGTCCTGATGTAGGCGGTGTGGCACGTGCAAGGGCTCTAGCAAAAACTATGAATTTAGATATGGTTATAGTAGACAAACGCCGTGAAAAAGCAAACGAAAGTGAAGTCATGAATGTCATCGGCGATGTAAATGGCAAAGACGTGATCTTGATCGATGATATGATAGATACTGCTGGAACTATCGTAAAAGCTGCTGAGATATTTAAGAAAAAAGGCGCAACTAGCGTTATGGCGTTTTGTACTCATCCAGTTTTGTCCGGACCTGCGTATGAAAGACTATCTACTGGGGCATTAGACGAACTAGTCGTAACTGACACTATACCTTTAAAAGAGCAAAATGAACATATAAAAGTGATAAGCGTAGCACCGCTTTTTGGAGAGGTGATAAGACGTGTATATCACGATGAAAGCGTCAATAGCCTATTTAGCTAA
- a CDS encoding aspartate carbamoyltransferase catalytic subunit: protein MTYTKKDLISTKDLSKEDIFSFLNLAKHYKALNLEKVKKDPILKGVTVVNTFFENSTRTRTSFEIAAKRLGADAINFSSSTSSTNKGETLIDTIHNIEAMKADVFIVRHYSSGAAKFVSKNTPSCVVNAGDGCNEHPTQALLDLLTIYEAKGSFENLTVTIIGDIFHSRVARSNIYAMQTLGIKVKLFGPPQFLQNAEIFGCEICKDMDEAVRGSDAIIMLRIQLERSDGEVAFPSVREYSRYFGLTKSRMQVAKDDVIILHPGPINRGVELNSDVADDARFSSILDQVENGVAIRMAVLKTLYQNKFKA from the coding sequence ATGACCTACACAAAAAAAGACTTGATTTCTACAAAAGACCTGAGTAAAGAAGATATATTTTCTTTTTTAAATTTAGCCAAACACTACAAAGCTCTAAATTTGGAAAAAGTAAAAAAAGATCCGATCTTAAAAGGCGTTACTGTAGTAAATACGTTTTTCGAAAACTCGACTCGCACAAGAACCAGCTTCGAGATAGCTGCAAAAAGACTAGGAGCAGATGCGATAAACTTTAGCTCTAGCACTTCTAGCACAAACAAAGGCGAAACTCTCATCGACACCATTCACAATATAGAAGCTATGAAAGCAGACGTCTTCATCGTTCGCCACTATAGCTCTGGTGCAGCAAAGTTCGTATCTAAAAACACTCCATCGTGTGTGGTAAATGCAGGCGATGGCTGCAACGAGCATCCGACTCAAGCCTTGCTTGACTTGCTTACCATATATGAAGCAAAAGGTAGCTTTGAAAATCTCACAGTCACTATAATAGGCGACATATTTCACTCAAGAGTTGCCCGCTCAAACATATACGCTATGCAGACTTTAGGTATAAAAGTAAAACTTTTTGGACCACCGCAGTTTTTGCAAAATGCTGAAATTTTTGGTTGTGAAATTTGCAAAGATATGGATGAGGCAGTTAGGGGAAGCGACGCTATCATTATGCTTAGAATTCAGCTCGAAAGAAGTGATGGCGAAGTAGCATTTCCAAGCGTTAGAGAGTATAGCAGGTATTTTGGGCTTACTAAATCACGTATGCAAGTAGCTAAAGATGACGTTATCATCTTGCACCCAGGACCTATAAACAGAGGCGTTGAGCTAAACTCGGACGTGGCTGACGACGCTAGATTTTCAAGCATACTTGACCAAGTAGAAAACGGCGTGGCTATCAGAATGGCTGTTTTAAAAACGCTCTATCAAAATAAATTTAAGGCTTAA
- a CDS encoding dihydroorotase: MTTLIKNGTIINQNGTLKANVLIDGEMIKSITVDEPKADLVIDATDKLIMPGLIDMHVHFRDPGLEYKDDIITGSMSAVAGGVTTACPMANTNPVNDNAVITRDMIAKAKKRGLIDLLPIGAITKGMGGKGITEMGDMSEAGCVAFSDDGLPVSSSDVMRAALEYSAFHKSFIINHSQDCSLCRGGHMNEGKMSMLLGIKGMPREQEEIMISRDMLLAKLTGGHIHVAHVSSAYSLKLIEQAKKDGINITCEVTPHHFTFSEDELINYDTNFKMSPPLRTNGDVEAMRNGLKNGLIDVICTDHAPHSTDEKFLEFDKAPFGILGLQTLIPLTLNLVRQGVIDYEQMVKLTSFNPAKILNLKNKGRIEEGFLADIAIIDPNLEYVYDENLNKSKSKNSPLLGKKLKGACALTIKSGKVVFDFPNVIA; the protein is encoded by the coding sequence ATGACAACACTTATAAAAAACGGAACTATCATAAATCAAAACGGCACACTAAAAGCAAACGTTTTGATAGACGGCGAGATGATCAAATCCATAACCGTGGACGAACCAAAAGCTGATCTAGTCATAGACGCCACAGACAAACTCATTATGCCAGGACTCATCGATATGCACGTACATTTTAGAGATCCAGGGCTTGAGTATAAAGACGATATCATAACAGGAAGTATGAGCGCGGTCGCTGGTGGCGTAACCACAGCTTGTCCTATGGCAAATACAAATCCCGTAAATGACAACGCCGTCATCACTCGCGATATGATAGCCAAAGCTAAAAAACGAGGTCTCATAGACCTGCTTCCTATAGGAGCTATAACAAAAGGTATGGGAGGCAAAGGTATAACCGAGATGGGCGATATGAGTGAAGCTGGTTGCGTCGCGTTTAGCGATGATGGACTTCCTGTTAGCTCAAGCGATGTTATGAGAGCCGCTCTTGAATACTCAGCATTTCACAAAAGTTTTATCATAAACCACTCTCAAGACTGCTCGCTTTGTCGTGGTGGCCATATGAATGAGGGTAAAATGTCTATGCTTTTAGGTATAAAAGGTATGCCAAGAGAACAAGAAGAGATAATGATCTCACGAGATATGCTTTTAGCAAAACTAACAGGCGGTCATATACACGTCGCTCACGTAAGTAGCGCGTACTCTCTAAAACTCATCGAACAAGCTAAAAAAGATGGGATTAACATCACTTGTGAAGTCACACCGCACCATTTTACCTTTAGCGAAGATGAGCTTATAAACTACGATACAAATTTCAAAATGTCTCCACCTCTTCGTACAAATGGCGACGTAGAAGCTATGAGAAATGGGCTTAAAAACGGGCTTATAGATGTCATCTGCACAGACCACGCTCCACATAGCACAGATGAGAAATTTTTGGAATTCGATAAAGCACCATTTGGGATCTTAGGGCTTCAAACGCTCATTCCACTTACTTTAAATTTAGTTCGCCAGGGCGTCATAGACTACGAACAAATGGTAAAACTCACTAGCTTCAACCCTGCAAAAATACTAAATTTAAAAAACAAAGGTAGGATTGAAGAGGGATTTTTAGCCGATATCGCTATCATTGATCCGAATTTAGAGTACGTTTATGATGAGAATTTAAACAAATCAAAGTCAAAAAACTCTCCATTGCTTGGCAAAAAGCTAAAAGGCGCTTGCGCTTTGACTATCAAATCAGGCAAAGTCGTATTTGACTTTCCAAACGTAATAGCCTAA
- a CDS encoding type II secretion system protein, whose protein sequence is MKKGFTMIELVFVIVILGILASLAVPKLAATKDDAEAAKAAVEIKDAINQLTTYYIVNGSFPDNGNGTDKINGADVTTVNKDKIKDISPTIVEVLGRTGNKWTDCIKITPSNGDATKGANIKIEKKDNGTSSFCSAVRGTQAVKDWSKLTDGIQVGGSSIFKEQTN, encoded by the coding sequence ATGAAAAAAGGTTTTACAATGATCGAACTTGTGTTCGTTATCGTTATTTTAGGTATTTTGGCGAGCCTTGCAGTGCCAAAACTAGCAGCTACAAAAGATGACGCTGAAGCAGCAAAAGCAGCAGTAGAGATCAAAGACGCTATCAATCAACTCACTACTTACTATATAGTAAATGGTTCATTTCCAGATAATGGTAATGGTACAGACAAAATAAATGGAGCAGATGTTACTACTGTAAATAAAGATAAAATTAAGGATATTTCCCCTACTATAGTAGAAGTCCTTGGAAGAACAGGAAACAAATGGACTGATTGTATAAAAATCACTCCGTCAAATGGCGATGCAACAAAAGGAGCAAATATCAAAATAGAAAAGAAAGATAATGGTACTTCATCATTTTGTTCAGCTGTAAGAGGAACTCAAGCTGTCAAAGACTGGAGCAAACTAACAGATGGTATCCAAGTAGGCGGCTCTAGTATATTTAAAGAACAAACTAATTAA
- a CDS encoding type II secretion system protein: MKKAFTMIELVFVIVIIGILASLAVPKLALTATDAKATSQAGTLKDVLMQLKTYYIANGKLLDHKDSSWQEAVKTMSPQYKLSSEKNEKDPTKEEWVGCVNLWPTNNQNAQGTNKASRAIFT; the protein is encoded by the coding sequence ATGAAAAAAGCATTTACTATGATAGAACTTGTATTTGTTATAGTTATAATAGGTATCCTAGCAAGTCTTGCAGTTCCAAAACTAGCCTTAACAGCAACAGATGCAAAAGCTACTAGTCAAGCAGGAACCCTAAAAGATGTCTTAATGCAGCTAAAAACATACTATATAGCTAATGGCAAACTTCTAGACCATAAAGACTCAAGCTGGCAAGAAGCTGTAAAAACAATGTCTCCACAATACAAACTATCATCTGAGAAAAATGAAAAAGATCCAACTAAAGAAGAGTGGGTAGGATGCGTGAATCTTTGGCCTACAAACAATCAAAACGCACAAGGCACAAATAAAGCCTCAAGAGCAATATTCACGTAG
- the mnmA gene encoding tRNA 2-thiouridine(34) synthase MnmA, translated as MKVLVALSGGVDSSMSAKYLQDMGYNIVGCYMKLHTKPGYHEENIRKVKKVGDFLGIETHVLNLEDEFKKEVFMPFINAYKTGLTPNPCAICNKMIKFGALWEFAKSLGCDKIASGHYARIENGLIKSAVDKSKDQSYFLANIDPQILPHIIFPLGDKLKSDIKAAAAKIPQISELALQKESSEICFVETTYIDVLKEYFDTNLPGVVRDVSGKAIGKHNGYMHYTIGKRRGFSISGAHEPHYVLGIDAAKNEIIVGLKNELENYEFKTSNFNNFTDKDSFECFVKIRYRSEKLPCSVSKFESGLKVNLKQNNASGVASGQLAVFYDEFDRVLASGFIK; from the coding sequence TTGAAAGTCTTAGTTGCTCTTAGCGGAGGCGTGGATAGTTCGATGTCTGCTAAGTATCTGCAAGATATGGGATATAATATAGTAGGTTGCTATATGAAGTTACATACAAAGCCCGGATATCACGAAGAAAATATAAGAAAAGTAAAAAAAGTAGGAGATTTTTTAGGGATAGAAACACACGTTTTAAATTTAGAAGATGAATTTAAAAAAGAAGTTTTTATGCCATTTATAAATGCCTATAAAACAGGGCTCACTCCAAATCCTTGTGCGATTTGTAATAAAATGATCAAATTCGGCGCTTTATGGGAATTTGCTAAAAGCTTAGGCTGTGATAAAATAGCTTCAGGACATTACGCTAGGATAGAAAACGGTCTTATAAAATCAGCAGTCGATAAAAGCAAAGATCAAAGCTATTTTTTAGCAAATATAGATCCGCAGATACTACCTCATATCATATTTCCTTTAGGCGATAAACTAAAATCAGACATAAAAGCAGCAGCTGCAAAAATACCTCAAATATCCGAACTAGCTTTGCAAAAAGAGAGTAGTGAAATTTGTTTTGTCGAGACTACTTACATTGACGTTTTAAAAGAGTATTTCGATACAAACTTACCAGGAGTAGTTAGAGACGTAAGCGGAAAGGCTATCGGAAAACATAACGGTTATATGCACTACACTATAGGAAAAAGACGTGGATTTAGCATTAGTGGAGCTCACGAGCCACACTATGTTCTAGGTATCGATGCAGCCAAAAACGAGATAATCGTAGGGCTAAAAAATGAGCTTGAAAACTACGAATTTAAGACTTCAAATTTTAACAACTTTACGGATAAAGATAGTTTTGAATGCTTCGTAAAGATCCGCTATCGTAGCGAGAAATTGCCTTGTTCAGTAAGTAAATTTGAAAGTGGTTTAAAAGTAAATCTTAAACAAAATAACGCTTCAGGAGTTGCGAGTGGACAACTTGCGGTATTTTATGATGAATTTGATAGAGTTTTGGCAAGTGGATTTATAAAGTAA
- a CDS encoding formate dehydrogenase subunit gamma, with the protein MKKLLLFLVSACVMLGANGANQLEGTNQGMSPIWDDNRLVGIDRYDSYFGSLWTYLQGNDYFSYGVAIAIIAVLVAFSAHYMVVGPKHFDHHSGKVYAFSKYVRLVHLIAAISWVILVPTGVIMMWGDLFGGGFFVRLMKNLHGIATILFAISIVPMFLMWGKRMLLSLYDIKWMMIVGGYLSKIKNPVPAGKFNAGQKAWFWVAMLGGFVMILTGAAMYFLNFNTPVLSSVFGLTQVEVLRLAAIVHNIIGIVCAVFLLVHIYMAVFAIKGAIHSIITGYKEEEEVYILHHYWYQELVKNGLMKPSKFEVSYTNLK; encoded by the coding sequence ATGAAAAAACTTCTTTTGTTTTTAGTATCAGCTTGTGTTATGCTCGGAGCTAACGGAGCAAATCAACTAGAAGGTACAAACCAAGGTATGAGCCCTATATGGGACGATAACCGCCTAGTCGGCATAGACAGATACGATAGCTATTTTGGTTCGCTTTGGACATACTTGCAAGGAAACGACTACTTTTCTTACGGCGTGGCTATAGCGATAATAGCCGTTTTAGTTGCATTTAGCGCACATTATATGGTTGTAGGTCCAAAACATTTTGATCATCATAGTGGAAAAGTGTATGCTTTTTCAAAATACGTTCGTTTAGTACATTTGATCGCTGCTATCTCGTGGGTGATCCTAGTGCCTACTGGCGTGATAATGATGTGGGGAGATCTGTTTGGTGGTGGATTTTTTGTTCGTTTGATGAAAAACTTGCACGGGATAGCAACTATATTATTTGCTATAAGCATCGTTCCTATGTTTTTAATGTGGGGCAAAAGAATGCTTTTATCTCTTTATGATATAAAATGGATGATGATAGTGGGTGGATATTTATCTAAAATCAAAAATCCAGTTCCAGCAGGCAAATTCAACGCAGGTCAAAAAGCGTGGTTTTGGGTAGCGATGTTAGGCGGATTTGTGATGATACTAACAGGCGCGGCGATGTATTTTTTAAACTTCAACACTCCTGTTTTAAGTAGCGTCTTTGGACTAACTCAAGTAGAAGTCTTAAGACTCGCAGCGATAGTTCATAACATCATAGGCATAGTGTGTGCTGTCTTTTTACTAGTGCATATCTATATGGCTGTTTTTGCGATAAAAGGCGCGATACACTCCATAATAACAGGATATAAAGAGGAAGAAGAAGTCTATATACTGCACCATTATTGGTATCAAGAGCTTGTGAAAAATGGACTTATGAAGCCGTCTAAATTTGAAGTAAGCTATACGAATTTAAAATAA
- a CDS encoding TIGR00730 family Rossman fold protein: protein MDFVTIFGSARFDEDSIYYKKTVELANKISKAGYGIVSGGSGGIMEAANKGAFLNGGESIGINVMLPFEQKTNPYCTSSKVIPNLSKRKDELIEKSFAFVIMPGGFGTLDELFEVLTLAQTGLRKHKIIFCCSDFWKPLLDFFETKLLPSKAISPSSLELYAVIDDIDEIVKYLKS, encoded by the coding sequence GTGGATTTTGTAACTATTTTTGGTTCTGCAAGATTTGATGAAGATAGTATTTACTATAAAAAAACTGTAGAACTAGCAAATAAAATATCAAAAGCAGGTTATGGTATAGTGAGTGGTGGAAGTGGCGGTATTATGGAAGCTGCAAACAAAGGAGCTTTTTTAAACGGTGGCGAGAGTATCGGGATAAACGTTATGCTACCGTTTGAGCAAAAGACAAATCCATACTGTACTAGCTCAAAAGTTATACCAAATTTATCAAAAAGAAAAGACGAACTCATAGAAAAAAGTTTTGCTTTTGTTATTATGCCAGGTGGTTTTGGTACGCTTGATGAGCTTTTTGAAGTGTTAACTTTAGCTCAAACAGGACTTAGAAAACATAAGATAATATTTTGTTGCAGTGATTTTTGGAAGCCTCTTTTGGATTTTTTTGAAACAAAACTTTTGCCTAGTAAAGCGATATCTCCTTCTAGCTTAGAGCTTTATGCGGTAATTGATGATATAGATGAAATAGTTAAGTATTTAAAATCATAA